The following proteins are encoded in a genomic region of Primulina huaijiensis isolate GDHJ02 chromosome 3, ASM1229523v2, whole genome shotgun sequence:
- the LOC140972520 gene encoding uncharacterized protein has protein sequence MQVQDIDVVQDYPDVFAEDVPGLPPDREVEFVIDLIPGTASISKAPYRMAPTEMKELKNQLQELLGKGFICPSSSPWGAPVLFVKKKDGSLRLCIDYQELNKVAFLGHIVSKEGISVDPSKIESIKKWSILRTVSEKELNMRQRRWLELVKEYDCIINYHPGKANVVADALSRKSSSLLGSMISKPLLLDLQRNEITLVSPGKVPRLSVLVLNSTLFDRILKEQQADDQLLELNRRSELTRFSGFGLN, from the exons ATGCAAGTGCAGGATATTGATGTAGTGCAGGATTATCCTGATGTGTTTGCTGAGGATGTACCTGGAttaccacctgatcgagaggtggagtttgttattgatttGATTCCAGGTACAGCTTCAATTTCTAAGGCTCCTTACAGAATGGCTCCAacagagatgaaagaattgaagaatcaATTGCAAGAGCTATTAGGTAAAGGTTTTATCTGCCCTAGTTCCTCGCCCTGGGGAGCTCCagtgttatttgtgaaaaagaaagatggatcgtTAAGATTATGCATTGACTATCAagaactcaacaag gtagcatttttgggtcatattGTTTCGAAGGAAGGAATATCGgttgatccatccaagattgaaTCTATTAAGAAATGGTCCATTCTAAGGACAGTTTCAGAG aaagaattgaatatgcggcagcggAGGTGGTTGGAACTGGTAAAGGAATATGATTGCATCATTAACTATcatcctggtaaagctaatgtggttgcagatgctttgagtcgcAAGTCGAGTTCTTTATTGGGTTCTATGATTTCAAAACCATTGTTGCTTGATTTGCAAAGGAATGAGATAACTCTGGTGTCTCCAGGTAAAGTACCTCGATTATCTGTACTGGTTCTTAACTCCACCTTgtttgatcgaattttgaaggaacaACAAGCCGATGATCAGTTGTTGGAATTAAATAGAAGGAGTGAATTAACAAGATTTTCTGGGTTTGGGTTGAATTGA